A window of the Candidatus Paraluminiphilus aquimaris genome harbors these coding sequences:
- a CDS encoding TonB-dependent receptor plug domain-containing protein, translating into MNTYFPRKKLAILALAVPVAMGLPLQATAQDSDLEEVIVTGTRVADRSAADSPVPVDVITGSEFRDNGSTDIQDMLRTSVPSYDVNAQPISDAATIVRPANLRGLSPDNTLVLVNGKRRHRGSVISFLGGGISDGAQGVDISAIPSLALKQVEVLRDGASSQYGSDAIAGVMNFILRDDAEGLEVVTRYGSTFEGDGNNYMVSANLGLPLGDNGFINITGEVRDVEGTVRSVVRSDVLAGIAGGYAPVSDFRTINSYTNEAPQYWGQPDVEDDNKIFFNAAYELNDSTELYAFGNYGERTVTGGFFYRNVVGNGSGGGQRGGVYRGPRVDPLTGMASDADDAVASVLVGDMDGGSSCIDGIPLPGNGVIPDAGFLASVTADANCFSFIETIPSGFVPRFGGDNEDSAIAVGIRGDSNLMGGVSYDLSAQRGSNRTDYFIRNTVNASLGPNTPRDFVPGGQEQTETVYNLNFVKSVDAGFASDLNVAFGAEYREEEFDLFAGDAASYALGPLSSQGFSSSSNGFGGFPNDTSASQDSTAYFVDLEADVTDALTLQVAARYEDFSAFGTTTNYKLAGVYRLSDDVRIRAARSTGFHAPTSGQASITNVTTQNVNGVLVDQGTLPFFSAAGQLAADFIESAGNGRPTLGTEDADNYSIGIAVDVDNWSFTLDYYNIKVEDRIALGANVDFLAALEFADTAGGSYSSVGEALTALDANGTIDRQQFLGLDDLAQFRFFTNGFGTTTKGLDLVGSVDFDAMGGASTVTFAFNYNETSVDSRGSINPISDGRVEALEDQLPNLKGNIAWNHQIGDIRALVRANYYGAWTSTSNGYSVGSTTMLDVQLAYQVTEELELTFGVDNLFDEYPDRNPGAGGVGQLYPEDSPFGFNGGSWYVQGRYNF; encoded by the coding sequence GTGAATACATATTTCCCACGTAAAAAGCTGGCAATACTGGCTTTAGCCGTCCCTGTAGCGATGGGGCTTCCCCTCCAAGCTACTGCTCAGGATAGCGACCTTGAGGAAGTGATCGTTACAGGTACTCGTGTAGCTGACCGCTCTGCGGCAGACTCGCCCGTTCCTGTTGACGTTATTACTGGTTCAGAGTTCCGTGACAACGGCTCAACTGACATCCAAGACATGTTGCGAACGTCGGTTCCTTCATACGACGTAAATGCGCAGCCTATTAGTGACGCGGCGACAATCGTTCGTCCTGCGAACCTGCGCGGTCTGTCTCCAGACAATACGTTAGTGCTCGTTAACGGCAAGCGCCGTCATCGCGGTTCTGTTATTTCGTTCCTCGGTGGTGGTATTTCCGATGGCGCACAAGGTGTGGACATTTCAGCGATTCCTTCGCTTGCGCTTAAGCAAGTTGAAGTGTTGCGTGATGGCGCATCATCACAATACGGTTCGGATGCCATTGCGGGCGTAATGAACTTTATTTTGCGCGACGACGCAGAAGGCCTTGAAGTTGTTACACGCTATGGATCAACCTTCGAAGGCGACGGCAACAACTACATGGTTTCTGCCAACCTTGGTCTGCCACTGGGCGACAACGGTTTCATCAATATCACGGGTGAAGTTCGCGATGTTGAAGGAACTGTGCGATCGGTTGTCCGAAGCGACGTCCTCGCGGGTATTGCAGGTGGTTACGCGCCAGTCTCTGACTTCCGCACCATCAACTCTTACACAAACGAAGCGCCACAATACTGGGGCCAGCCAGACGTCGAAGACGATAACAAAATCTTCTTCAATGCCGCTTATGAGCTGAATGACTCTACTGAGCTCTATGCCTTTGGTAACTACGGCGAGCGAACGGTCACCGGTGGCTTCTTCTACCGAAACGTTGTTGGTAACGGCAGCGGCGGCGGTCAGCGCGGTGGTGTTTATCGTGGACCACGTGTTGACCCTCTCACGGGTATGGCATCTGACGCGGACGATGCCGTAGCATCGGTTCTCGTTGGTGACATGGACGGTGGAAGCAGCTGTATTGACGGTATCCCATTGCCCGGCAATGGCGTAATCCCTGATGCAGGCTTCTTGGCTTCTGTAACGGCTGACGCTAACTGCTTCTCGTTCATTGAAACGATTCCTTCGGGCTTCGTCCCCCGTTTTGGTGGCGACAACGAAGACTCAGCAATCGCTGTTGGTATCCGTGGTGATTCAAATCTCATGGGCGGCGTTTCTTATGACCTAAGTGCGCAGCGTGGTTCAAACCGCACTGACTACTTCATTCGCAACACTGTGAATGCGTCTTTGGGTCCAAATACACCGCGTGACTTTGTCCCAGGTGGTCAGGAGCAGACAGAGACGGTCTACAACTTGAACTTCGTTAAGTCAGTTGACGCAGGCTTTGCCTCAGACCTTAACGTTGCCTTTGGTGCTGAGTACCGTGAAGAAGAGTTTGACCTCTTCGCAGGTGATGCAGCGTCTTATGCGTTGGGTCCATTGTCATCACAAGGATTCTCATCAAGCTCAAACGGCTTTGGTGGCTTCCCTAACGACACGTCGGCCTCTCAGGACAGCACGGCTTACTTTGTTGACCTGGAAGCGGATGTTACTGATGCGTTGACGTTGCAAGTTGCAGCGCGCTACGAAGACTTCAGTGCCTTTGGCACAACCACCAACTACAAGTTGGCAGGTGTGTATCGTTTAAGCGATGACGTTCGCATTCGTGCGGCACGTTCTACGGGCTTCCACGCGCCTACATCAGGTCAGGCCAGCATTACCAACGTTACAACACAGAACGTGAACGGTGTGCTAGTTGATCAGGGCACGCTGCCATTCTTCTCTGCAGCAGGTCAGTTGGCGGCAGACTTCATTGAGAGCGCTGGCAACGGCCGTCCAACACTGGGCACCGAAGATGCTGATAACTACTCAATTGGTATCGCAGTCGACGTAGACAACTGGTCGTTCACGCTGGACTACTACAACATCAAGGTTGAAGATCGTATTGCACTCGGTGCTAACGTTGATTTCTTGGCTGCACTTGAGTTCGCTGACACCGCCGGTGGAAGCTATAGCTCAGTAGGCGAAGCGTTAACTGCGCTCGACGCTAACGGCACGATCGATCGTCAGCAGTTCTTGGGTTTGGATGATCTTGCTCAATTCCGTTTCTTCACAAACGGTTTTGGTACGACCACAAAAGGCCTTGATCTTGTCGGTAGTGTAGATTTTGATGCGATGGGCGGTGCTTCAACCGTAACGTTTGCGTTTAACTACAATGAGACGTCTGTCGACAGCCGTGGATCTATCAACCCCATCTCTGATGGCCGTGTTGAAGCGCTGGAAGATCAGCTTCCTAACCTCAAAGGTAACATTGCGTGGAACCACCAAATTGGTGATATCCGAGCGCTTGTTCGTGCGAACTACTACGGCGCGTGGACATCGACTAGCAATGGCTACAGCGTTGGTTCAACGACAATGCTTGATGTGCAGCTTGCTTATCAGGTAACTGAAGAGCTTGAGCTCACGTTCGGTGTGGATAACCTCTTTGATGAGTATCCTGATCGCAACCCAGGTGCAGGCGGTGTAGGCCAGCTTTACCCAGAAGATAGCCCGTTCGGCTTTAACGGTGGTAGCTGGTATGTACAAGGTCGTTACAACTTCTAA
- a CDS encoding CaiB/BaiF CoA transferase family protein, producing the protein MSDQRPLAGLRVIELGQLLAGPFTGTILGYFGAEVIKVEPPTGDPIRQWREVKDGTSLWYHSLARNKKSVTLDLKSERGRALAFDLLCKADVVVENFRPGLMESWGLGPDKVKESNPGVIYARISGYGQTGPFASKPGYASVTEGYGGFRYINGEPGKAPVRPNISMGDTLAGIHAALGVALAIIQRHQSGEGQVVDVALYESIFNLLEGIVPEFDGAGVVREPSGTTITGIVPTNTYLCKDGKHVVIGGNGDSIFKRLMTEAGRPDIAADPELEHNPGRVVHQERIDKALSEWCATHNSSDIIDKLEAVRVPVGPIYSVEDMLADPHYNARGMFETVEINGEPLKIPAIMPKLSRTPGETMWPGAAIGEHNEEILGGLLGLSDEEIAGL; encoded by the coding sequence ATGTCAGACCAAAGACCCCTCGCAGGATTGCGTGTTATTGAGTTAGGGCAACTTCTTGCTGGCCCCTTCACCGGAACCATTCTCGGCTATTTCGGCGCCGAGGTAATCAAGGTCGAACCGCCTACCGGCGATCCCATTAGACAGTGGCGTGAAGTCAAAGATGGCACGTCACTTTGGTACCACTCACTTGCGCGGAACAAAAAAAGCGTGACGCTCGACCTCAAGTCCGAGCGAGGTAGGGCACTCGCCTTCGACCTCCTGTGTAAGGCCGACGTCGTGGTTGAAAACTTCAGACCCGGGCTAATGGAAAGCTGGGGCTTGGGACCCGACAAGGTCAAAGAAAGTAACCCGGGCGTCATCTACGCGCGAATATCCGGCTACGGGCAAACGGGCCCGTTTGCAAGCAAGCCCGGCTATGCCTCAGTTACTGAAGGCTACGGGGGCTTCCGGTATATTAATGGTGAACCCGGTAAAGCACCGGTGAGACCCAATATATCGATGGGCGATACCTTGGCCGGCATTCACGCGGCACTTGGCGTGGCCCTAGCCATTATCCAGCGCCACCAATCGGGAGAGGGTCAGGTGGTGGATGTCGCTCTCTACGAATCCATTTTCAACCTTCTTGAGGGCATTGTTCCTGAGTTTGATGGAGCAGGCGTCGTACGTGAGCCGTCAGGTACCACCATCACGGGCATCGTTCCGACGAATACCTATTTATGCAAAGACGGCAAACACGTTGTCATTGGCGGCAATGGCGACAGCATCTTCAAACGCCTAATGACCGAGGCTGGTCGACCCGATATCGCGGCGGATCCAGAGCTTGAGCACAACCCCGGTCGAGTGGTGCATCAAGAGCGGATCGATAAGGCGCTATCTGAGTGGTGCGCAACCCACAACTCGTCTGACATTATCGACAAATTGGAAGCAGTTCGTGTGCCCGTTGGCCCTATATATAGTGTCGAGGACATGCTCGCCGATCCTCACTACAACGCTCGCGGCATGTTTGAGACCGTTGAAATAAATGGTGAGCCACTAAAAATTCCCGCCATCATGCCCAAGCTATCGCGCACGCCCGGGGAGACTATGTGGCCCGGTGCGGCCATAGGCGAGCACAATGAAGAGATTCTGGGTGGGTTACTGGGCTTATCTGATGAAGAGATTGCAGGTCTGTAG
- a CDS encoding amidohydrolase, which yields MRTSLQRMLTAFLTTLSMTALSNASVADDLLITGTIYTANDDSPIVEAVVVSNGRFSYVGSLEGARLAASGPVKEIELDSRIAYPGFIESHGHLSSLGESITNLDLNGVDSYQTIVGMVADAAAKAAPGQVIKGRGWHQSKWQSQPKITVDGFPTHRSLSEVSPNNPVFLGHANGHSALINQAAMDEINLSFTTTPPEGGVIVKDTRGNPTGILHENAIDLAYPLIALSVDSAKAAILSAQRHAFRWGITNFHDAGAGKTDIKAQQMLNDSGDLKLRVYTMVSAQDEALSDYWLARAPLIAKDDSRLTIRSFKAVMDGALGSRTAWLHAPYTDDPGTSGVQTFDEDRLIDIMKRSVKYGWQINTHAIGDKANTVVLDAIEAAQLAPYDHRARIEHSQHLICSDINRFADLGVIASIQTIHMSSDRPWAIDRLGQERIETGAYIWRDLLNAGVHLANGTDVPVEPINPLANFYAAVARKTLKGTPEGGFELSQRMTREETLKSMTLWNAFAGFEEDQLGSIEVGKQADITVLDRDIMTVEESDILSTNVAMTIVSGEIVYEAP from the coding sequence ATGCGCACATCTCTGCAGCGAATGCTCACTGCATTTCTTACCACCCTTTCCATGACCGCACTTTCTAACGCGAGTGTCGCCGACGATCTGCTGATCACGGGCACGATTTACACGGCCAACGACGACTCGCCTATCGTGGAGGCCGTGGTTGTCTCTAATGGCCGCTTTAGCTACGTGGGTTCTCTAGAGGGAGCCCGCCTGGCTGCAAGCGGGCCGGTTAAGGAGATAGAACTTGATTCGCGAATCGCCTACCCCGGTTTCATTGAAAGCCATGGTCATTTATCCAGCCTGGGCGAATCTATAACCAACCTCGACCTCAATGGCGTAGACAGCTACCAAACCATTGTCGGTATGGTTGCCGATGCAGCTGCCAAAGCAGCGCCCGGACAGGTGATCAAGGGACGTGGCTGGCATCAAAGCAAGTGGCAATCACAACCTAAAATAACCGTCGATGGCTTTCCCACCCACCGGTCCCTTTCTGAGGTAAGTCCCAATAACCCGGTATTTTTGGGGCATGCAAATGGACACTCGGCGCTCATCAATCAAGCTGCGATGGACGAGATCAACCTTAGCTTTACCACGACGCCACCCGAGGGGGGAGTGATCGTAAAGGATACAAGAGGAAACCCTACGGGCATCCTGCACGAAAATGCGATTGACCTTGCCTACCCCCTCATCGCGCTATCGGTTGATTCCGCCAAGGCCGCCATCTTGTCCGCCCAACGTCACGCATTTCGCTGGGGAATCACCAACTTCCATGACGCTGGCGCGGGTAAAACCGATATCAAAGCGCAGCAAATGCTCAATGACTCCGGGGACCTAAAGCTTCGGGTATACACCATGGTGAGTGCGCAAGATGAAGCACTCTCGGACTATTGGCTCGCCAGAGCACCCTTGATTGCCAAAGACGACTCTCGTTTGACCATCCGCTCCTTCAAAGCCGTGATGGACGGCGCTCTCGGATCTCGCACGGCCTGGCTTCATGCGCCGTATACCGACGATCCAGGCACCTCGGGCGTGCAAACTTTCGACGAAGATCGCTTAATCGACATAATGAAGCGGTCGGTTAAGTACGGCTGGCAAATCAACACACACGCTATTGGCGACAAGGCAAATACCGTCGTATTAGATGCCATTGAGGCCGCGCAGCTGGCGCCTTACGACCATCGAGCTCGAATCGAGCATTCTCAACATTTAATTTGCTCAGACATTAACCGCTTTGCTGACTTGGGTGTCATTGCATCTATTCAAACCATACATATGAGTTCTGACAGACCTTGGGCCATTGACCGACTGGGTCAAGAGCGGATTGAAACGGGGGCGTACATATGGCGTGATCTTTTAAACGCAGGTGTCCACCTTGCAAACGGCACTGACGTACCTGTTGAGCCAATAAATCCATTGGCGAATTTCTACGCAGCGGTGGCAAGAAAGACCCTCAAAGGTACACCTGAGGGTGGTTTTGAGTTAAGTCAGCGCATGACCCGCGAGGAGACACTGAAATCGATGACCTTGTGGAATGCCTTCGCAGGATTTGAGGAAGACCAACTTGGCTCCATTGAGGTCGGTAAACAGGCCGATATAACCGTACTTGACCGCGACATTATGACCGTAGAGGAGTCAGATATTCTCTCTACCAATGTTGCGATGACCATTGTTTCAGGTGAGATCGTTTATGAAGCTCCTTGA
- a CDS encoding SDR family NAD(P)-dependent oxidoreductase — translation MTELANKVIWITGASSGIGKALATTAAAQNTKLILSGRRVEALEALAQALPVDCLVLPFEVTDYAVLAEKVDAAWAWQGRVDVLVNNAGISQRCLAIDAHPEVYTDLINVDLIAPIWLTQLQLSRMADAGGGHIIAISSVAGRIGAPLRTAYSAAKFGLIGYMDALRTEVDRSHNIKVTNILPGSVATDVSRNALTGDGSKRGMSDSVIDAGDDPMDCARCIWEAVNSDTPEYIYAKEMEMGLAQMRHGDPDTFFNTIADFGAQTVSAYWKEKEDA, via the coding sequence GTGACAGAGTTAGCAAATAAGGTCATATGGATTACCGGCGCCTCGTCGGGTATCGGCAAAGCCCTCGCTACAACAGCCGCCGCGCAGAATACGAAACTTATCTTATCTGGGCGCAGGGTAGAGGCGCTCGAGGCATTAGCCCAAGCCTTACCGGTGGATTGCTTAGTACTACCTTTTGAGGTGACTGACTATGCCGTACTTGCTGAGAAAGTGGATGCGGCGTGGGCGTGGCAGGGCAGAGTCGATGTGCTAGTCAATAACGCAGGTATTAGCCAGCGGTGCTTGGCGATCGATGCGCACCCCGAGGTATACACCGACCTTATCAACGTCGACTTAATAGCACCGATTTGGCTGACGCAGCTGCAACTCTCACGCATGGCTGACGCGGGGGGCGGTCATATTATTGCCATCAGCTCTGTCGCAGGTCGTATTGGTGCGCCGTTGAGAACGGCTTACTCGGCAGCGAAGTTTGGCCTTATCGGCTACATGGATGCACTGAGAACCGAAGTCGATCGCAGCCATAACATAAAAGTCACCAATATTCTTCCAGGTTCGGTTGCGACAGATGTCTCGCGCAACGCCTTGACGGGCGATGGCTCCAAGCGCGGCATGTCCGATTCGGTCATCGACGCGGGCGATGATCCAATGGATTGCGCACGTTGCATTTGGGAGGCGGTTAATTCGGATACGCCCGAATACATTTATGCGAAAGAGATGGAGATGGGCTTAGCGCAGATGCGCCATGGCGATCCCGACACCTTTTTTAATACGATTGCTGACTTCGGCGCACAAACCGTATCCGCCTATTGGAAAGAAAAAGAAGACGCTTAA